One window of the Diospyros lotus cultivar Yz01 chromosome 12, ASM1463336v1, whole genome shotgun sequence genome contains the following:
- the LOC127786834 gene encoding disease resistance protein RPM1-like — protein sequence MAESVVNFLLNNLVALLRSGALNRFSDAGGEVQYITDELDRMRAFLRDADTDRESDQEIDVWVKQMRDVVYDMEDVLDEFKLHLVYPHREGIYGFILKAFHCILNLKASHQIDRKLKDIKERVKNIKEHKTYRRRLTPEEGLNSSTFSSNSRSWHGCRADALLVEEAGLVGIDKPKGQLKDYLLKGEPGLRVISVVGMGGMGKTTLVRKVYDDATVKKHFEIHVWITVTESFTTEEILKGIIQQLFAQINQGIPQEVNTMKIDGLKMKINEFLNQKRYVIVLDDIWDIDAWEALTYAFPNSQFGSRVMVTTRNVDIDRTARTRFDAQIYNLTPLTEDLSWSLFCRKTFKADSSPPDLEKLSRKILGRCEGLPLAIVAIGGLMSTKEGKIDEWEKVNRSLGAHIEGNRMLESMKQILSLSYDHLPSYLKVCFLYLSIFPENCFIKRMKLIRLWMAEGFVERREGQMPEEIAEEYLNELNDRSLVQIAKTTRNGRVSACRVHDLLREIALSKAKELKFVAIANKNNAPWPEKLRRLSIHGTCREVKESRKDSQLRSLFMFRVRDLPPKSPISRLLGGSLRLLMVLDLQSAHLQIFPEEICKLYLLRYISLRATRVKEIPRSIGGLLHLETLDLKHADVTELPVEIRKLKKLRHLLVYRYKKGTSSPFHSTCGFKAPSGMGDLPSLQKLCFVEADQSSEILNEVGKLTQLRKLGITKLRREDEVALCSSIENLKNLRSLDLSSIGEHEILDLKSMSSPPIYLQRMWLQGNMEELPPWISLMRNLVKLRLRWSRLILNPLEPLQALPKLVELQLREAYDGGELHFKAGGFKALKVLHLHDLKQLRRVTVEQEAMPQLEDLRIIHCELLENVPVGIEFLDNLKSLAFADMQNELIQRLQGRQDDDYLKIKDISEVYITFRHGGRWNQIFLSG from the coding sequence ATGGCAGAAAGTGTAGTCAACTTTCTACTCAACAACCTAGTTGCACTTTTGCGGAGCGGAGCCTTGAACCGATTCAGCGATGCGGGGGGAGAAGTTCAGTACATCACGGATGAATTGGATAGGATGAGGGCTTTTCTACGGGATGCAGATACAGACAGAGAGAGCGATCAAGAAATTGATGTATGGGTTAAGCAAATGCGCGATGTTGTTTACGATATGGAAGATGTCCTCGACGAGTTCAAGCTTCATTTAGTGTACCCTCACAGGGAGGGGATCTATGGCTTTATCCTCAAAGCTTTTCATTGCATCCTGAACTTGAAGGCTAGCCACCAAATTGATAGAAAACTCAAAGACATCAAAGAAAGAGTCAAAAACATAAAGGAGCACAAGACATACCGTCGCAGACTTACACCGGAGGAGGGCTTGAACTCATCCACCTTTAGTTCTAACAGCAGATCATGGCACGGTTGCCGAGCGGATGCTCTTCTTGTAGAGGAAGCCGGGTTAGTAGGAATAGACAAGCCCAAGGGACAGCTGAAAGACTACCTTTTGAAGGGTGAGCCTGGACTCAGGGTAATCTCAGTGGTTGGAATGGGGGGGATGGGGAAAACCACCCTGGTAAGAAAGGTTTACGATGATGCAACAGTGAAAAAGCATTTCGAGATCCATGTTTGGATCACAGTTACAGAGTCATTCACGACTGAAGAGATCCTGAAAGGCATAATTCAACAACTGTTTGCACAAATCAACCAAGGAATTCCCCAAGAAGTTAATACCATGAAAATAGATGGcctgaaaatgaaaatcaatgaaTTCCTAAATCAAAAGAGGTATGTAATTGTTTTGGATGATATATGGGATATAGATGCATGGGAAGCTCTAACATATGCATTCCCTAACTCTCAATTTGGGAGCCGAGTGATGGTCACGACCCGAAATGTAGATATAGATCGTACTGCCCGCACAAGATTTGATGCTCAGATATATAATCTGACACCCTTGACTGAGGATTTGTCTTGGAGTTTATTTTGCAGAAAGACATTCAAAGCAGACTCTAGTCCTCCAGACTTGGAGAAACTTTCTCGAAAAATCCTTGGAAGGTGTGAAGGCTTGCCACTTGCAATTGTGGCAATTGGGGGCCTTATGTCAACTAAAGAGGGTAAAATAGATGAATGGGAGAAAGTTAACCGCAGCCTTGGTGCTCATATCGAAGGAAACAGAATGCTTGAGAGTATGAAGCAAATACTGTCGCTCAGTTATGATCATTTGCCAAGTTACTTGAAAGTGTGTTTCCTATACTTGAGCATTTTCCCTGAGAATTGTTTCATTAAACGTATGAAATTGATCAGATTATGGATGGCAGAAGGATTTGTTGAAAGAAGAGAAGGGCAAATGCCAGAAGAAATAGCAGAGGAGTACCTCAATGAGCTTAATGATAGAAGCCTAGTCCAAATAGCCAAAACAACTAGAAATGGAAGGGTTAGCGCATGCCGAGTCCATGACCTTTTGCGAGAAATTGCtctttcaaaggcaaaagaacTAAAGTTTGTAGCGATAGCCAATAAAAACAATGCACCATGGCCTGAAAAACTCCGGCGTTTGTCAATTCATGGAACGTGTAGAGAAGTGAAAGAAAGCAGGAAGGACTCCCAACTTCGTTCTCTGTTCATGTTCAGGGTAAGAGACCTGCCACCTAAATCACCCATCTCCAGATTGCTTGGCGGTAGTCTCAGGCTGCTCATGGTATTAGATTTGCAGAGTGCACACCTGCAGATTTTTCCAGAAGAAATCTGTAAGTTATACCTTTTAAGGTATATAAGCTTGAGAGCAACAAGGGTGAAAGAAATTCCACGCTCTATTGGGGGCCTTCTTCACCTGGAGACATTGGATCTCAAGCATGCTGATGTGACTGAATTACCTGTTGAAATCCGAAAGCTCAAAAAATTACGCCATCTTTTGGTGTATCGTTACAAGAAAGGAACATCTTCACCCTTTCACTCCACTTGTGGTTTCAAGGCACCATCGGGAATGGGGGACCTGCCATCTTTGCAAAAGCTCTGCTTTGTTGAAGCCGATCAAAGtagtgaaatattgaatgaggtAGGTAAGTTAACCCAACTCAGAAAGTTGGGCATTACCAAATTGAGGAGAGAAGATGAGGTGGCACTGTGCTCTTCCATCGAAAACCTAAAGAACCTTCGGTCATTAGACCTGAGTTCAATAGGGGAGCATGAGATCCTTGACCTGAAGTCCATGTCTTCTCCTCCGATATATCTTCAGCGGATGTGGCTGCAAGGGAACATGGAGGAGCTACCTCCATGGATATCTTTGATGCGTAACCTTGTGAAACTGCGGCTGAGGTGGAGTAGGCTAATATTGAATCCACTTGAGCCTCTTCAAGCTCTACCAAAACTAGTGGAGCTTCAACTTCGCGAGGCTTATGATGGTGGAGAGCTTCATTTCAAGGCTGGAGGGTTCAAAGCACTTAAGGTATTGCATCTACATGACTTGAAGCAGCTGAGGAGGGTGACAGTGGAACAGGAGGCAATGCCACAGCTCGAAGATCTCAGGATTATCCACTGTGAGTTGCTGGAGAATGTCCCAGTAGGCATTGAATTCCTCGACAATCTGAAGTCACTTGCTTTTGCGGACATGCAAAATGAACTGATTCAGAGGCTCCAAGGCAGACAAGATGATGATTACCTGAAAATCAAGGACATCTCAGAAGTTTATATTACCTTTCGGCATGGCGGCCGCTGGAACCAAATTTTTTTGTCAGGATAA